A genomic window from Phoenix dactylifera cultivar Barhee BC4 chromosome 7, palm_55x_up_171113_PBpolish2nd_filt_p, whole genome shotgun sequence includes:
- the LOC103718708 gene encoding PHD finger protein EHD3-like isoform X8, producing MAIEEKRCSGFVKLEDSSGEGLITYKRRKRGRSSSDACQQDMKQAHDTGLHSSTYEQDDHARIHSHWRQVLEHLLQLPDASEGSGIQGCIRDALICGPSGFTRKFKMTDSPWDTTQPKDRYKGLNEVKSQSQRLGGAASDVSKTGASDVNANTIKCQNVFLDILRSEKFALLCDLLCVTLQDNKGERFFDFSLINSKMKNWEYEKSPGLFDQDMQQVWDNFQKIGREMVLLASSLSNISRASYQKQVGQDLVDGAGEHKLEETYRAGVEQVNSVESYTTMQLASCESDRSTKPDQTKASSLYKVCTCKKCGTEANGKQSLICDGCEAMYHFSCIEPAIKEIPTRSWYCSACRTNKRESSEPTSAHIHPDSSHQKCPVCDRLEFSETKEENESGSRTMMANDSRESSVSNMESDESPELSRTAMSRLCKLCGTCEDEDKRFLVCGHIHCPYKFYHIRCLKTSQIASAQQQNKPGWYCPSCLCRACLCDKDDDKIVLCDGCDEAYHTYCMKPPRTSIPKGQWYCIPCNVARAREGMRRYEQWILQRHRKNNVRQANEANESMDLLLSAAEKLSSEDQLVAGKKDK from the exons ATGGCCATCGAAGAGAAGAGATGCAGTGGCTTTGTTAAGCTGGAGGACTCGTCTGGTGAGGGGTTAATCACTTACAAGAGGAGGAAGCGTGGCAGGTCAAGTTCGGACGCCTGCCAG CAGGATATGAAGCAAGCTCATGACACGGGTTTGCACAGTAGTACCTATGAGCAAGATGATCATGCTAGAATACATAGTCACTGGAGACAAGTACTGGAACACTTGCTGCAGTTGCCAGATGCGAGCGAAGGTAGTGGTATTCAAGGCTGCATCCGTGATGCACTCATTTGTGGTCCTTCTGGGTTCACCAGGAAGTTCAAGATGACTGATTCCCCCTGGGACACTACACAGCCAAAG GACAGATATAAGGGCCTTAATGAAGTTAAAAGTCAGTCTCAAAGACTGGGTGGTGCTGCCTCAGATGTATCAAAAACTGGGGCTTCAGATGTAAATGCCAACACTATAAAGTGCCAAAATGTTTTCCTTGATATTCTACGGTCAGAGAAATTTGCTTTATTGTGTGATTTACTTTGTGTAACCTTGCAAGACAACAAGGGTGAGAGATTCTTTGACTTTAGCCTGATAAATTCAAAGATGAAAAATTGGGAATATGAGAAGTCGCCTGGATTATTTGATCAAGATATGCAACag GTATGGGATAACTTTCAAAAAATTGGCCGAGAAATGGTTCTTCTAGCAAGTAGTCTTTCAAACATATCACGGGCATCCTATCAGAAGCAG GTTGGACAAGACTTAGTTGATGGGGCGGGCGAACATAAACTTGAG GAGACTTATCGAGCAGGTGTTGAACAAGTGAATTCTGTGGAATCATATACCACAATGCAGTTAGCTTCATGTGAGTCAGACCGTTCCACCAAACCCGATCAAACTAAGGCCTCCAGTCTATACAAAGTTTGCACTTGCAAGAAGTGTGGCACTGAAGCGAATGGCAAGCAGAGCCTCATCTGTGATGGATGTGAAGCAATGTACCATTTCTCTTGCATTGAACCTGCGATCAAAGAGATCCCAACTCGAAGTTGGTACTGTTCTGCCTGTCGTACAAACAAGAGGGAATCATCTGAGCCTACCTCTGCCCATATCCATCCAGACAGCTCGCACCAGAAGTGTCCAGTCTGTGATCGATTAGAATTTtcagaaacaaaagaagaaaatgagagTGGAAGCAGGACCATGATGGCTAATGACTCCAGAGAAAGCTCAGTTTCAAATATGGAGTCTGATGAGTCGCCAGAATTGTCAAGGACTGCTATGTCACGGTTGTGCAAGCTATGCGGAACTTGTGAGGATGAAGATAAGAGATTCCTAGTTTGTGGTCATATTCACTGCCCCTACAAGTTCTACCATATCAGATGCCTGAAAACTAGTCAGATAGCTAGTGCACAACAACAAAACAAGCCTGGTTGGTACTGCCCATCTTGCCTCTGTAGAGCTTGTCTCTGTGATAAAGACGATGACAAGATTGTCTTGTGCGATGGTTGTGATGAGGCTTACCACACCTACTGCATGAAACCACCTCGTACTTCTATTCCTAAAGGCCAGTGGTACTGTATTCCATGCAATGTGGCCAGGGCCAGAGAAGGGATGAGAAGGTATGAACAATGGATCTTACAACGTCATAGGAAGAACAATGTAAGGCAAGCTAATGAGGCCAATGAGTCTATGGATTTGCTACTGAGTGCAGCTGAGAAGCTGAGCTCCGAAGATCAATTGGTAGCTGGGAAGAAAGATAAGTAG
- the LOC103718708 gene encoding PHD finger protein EHD3-like isoform X5, with protein sequence MAIEEKRCSGFVKLEDSSGEGLITYKRRKRGRSSSDACQVSNMPLHTGKNRDIGWEHGVIVDGIRFHWKCNWCGLVRNGGGVSRLKQHIAGTCDVKKCQKVPEDVAKSMMNHLIEKKKHRMGKGRNASQLSKRATKQSGVASQRSRTATQRSMTTTQRFKIGMAKQDMKQAHDTGLHSSTYEQDDHARIHSHWRQVLEHLLQLPDASEGSGIQGCIRDALICGPSGFTRKFKMTDSPWDTTQPKDRYKGLNEVKSQSQRLGGAASDVSKTGASDVNANTIKCQNVFLDILRSEKFALLCDLLCVTLQDNKGERFFDFSLINSKMKNWEYEKSPGLFDQDMQQVWDNFQKIGREMVLLASSLSNISRASYQKQVGQDLVDGAGEHKLEETYRAGVEQVNSVESYTTMQLASCESDRSTKPDQTKASSLYKVCTCKKCGTEANGKQSLICDGCEAMYHFSCIEPAIKEIPTRSWYCSACRTNKRESSEPTSAHIHPDSSHQKCPVCDRLEFSETKEENESGSRTMMANDSRESSVSNMESDESPELSRTAMSRLCKLCGTCEDEDKRFLVCGHIHCPYKFYHIRCLKTSQIASAQQQNKPGWYCPSCLCRACLCDKDDDKIVLCDGCDEAYHTYCMKPPRTSIPKGQWYCIPCNVARAREGMRRYEQWILQRHRKNNVRQANEANESMDLLLSAAEKLSSEDQLVAGKKDK encoded by the exons ATGGCCATCGAAGAGAAGAGATGCAGTGGCTTTGTTAAGCTGGAGGACTCGTCTGGTGAGGGGTTAATCACTTACAAGAGGAGGAAGCGTGGCAGGTCAAGTTCGGACGCCTGCCAG GTTTCAAACATGCCTTTGCATACAGGGAAAAATCGGGATATTGGGTGGGAGCATGGAGTGATAGTTGATGGAATTAGGTTTCACTGGAAGTGCAATTGGTGTGGCTTGGTTAGAAATGGTGGTGGGGTTTCTAGGCTTAAACAACATATTGCTGGTACTTGTGATGTTAAAAAATGCCAAAAGGTTCCAGAGGATGTTGCAAAAAGCATGATGAACCATctgatagaaaagaaaaagcacAGAATGGGGAAG GGGAGGAATGCCAGCCAACTATCTAAGAGAGCCACTAAACAATCTGGGGTTGCTAGTCAGCGGTCCAGGACTGCGACTCAACGATCAATGACAACTACTCAGCGGTTTAAGATTGGCATGGCTAAG CAGGATATGAAGCAAGCTCATGACACGGGTTTGCACAGTAGTACCTATGAGCAAGATGATCATGCTAGAATACATAGTCACTGGAGACAAGTACTGGAACACTTGCTGCAGTTGCCAGATGCGAGCGAAGGTAGTGGTATTCAAGGCTGCATCCGTGATGCACTCATTTGTGGTCCTTCTGGGTTCACCAGGAAGTTCAAGATGACTGATTCCCCCTGGGACACTACACAGCCAAAG GACAGATATAAGGGCCTTAATGAAGTTAAAAGTCAGTCTCAAAGACTGGGTGGTGCTGCCTCAGATGTATCAAAAACTGGGGCTTCAGATGTAAATGCCAACACTATAAAGTGCCAAAATGTTTTCCTTGATATTCTACGGTCAGAGAAATTTGCTTTATTGTGTGATTTACTTTGTGTAACCTTGCAAGACAACAAGGGTGAGAGATTCTTTGACTTTAGCCTGATAAATTCAAAGATGAAAAATTGGGAATATGAGAAGTCGCCTGGATTATTTGATCAAGATATGCAACag GTATGGGATAACTTTCAAAAAATTGGCCGAGAAATGGTTCTTCTAGCAAGTAGTCTTTCAAACATATCACGGGCATCCTATCAGAAGCAG GTTGGACAAGACTTAGTTGATGGGGCGGGCGAACATAAACTTGAG GAGACTTATCGAGCAGGTGTTGAACAAGTGAATTCTGTGGAATCATATACCACAATGCAGTTAGCTTCATGTGAGTCAGACCGTTCCACCAAACCCGATCAAACTAAGGCCTCCAGTCTATACAAAGTTTGCACTTGCAAGAAGTGTGGCACTGAAGCGAATGGCAAGCAGAGCCTCATCTGTGATGGATGTGAAGCAATGTACCATTTCTCTTGCATTGAACCTGCGATCAAAGAGATCCCAACTCGAAGTTGGTACTGTTCTGCCTGTCGTACAAACAAGAGGGAATCATCTGAGCCTACCTCTGCCCATATCCATCCAGACAGCTCGCACCAGAAGTGTCCAGTCTGTGATCGATTAGAATTTtcagaaacaaaagaagaaaatgagagTGGAAGCAGGACCATGATGGCTAATGACTCCAGAGAAAGCTCAGTTTCAAATATGGAGTCTGATGAGTCGCCAGAATTGTCAAGGACTGCTATGTCACGGTTGTGCAAGCTATGCGGAACTTGTGAGGATGAAGATAAGAGATTCCTAGTTTGTGGTCATATTCACTGCCCCTACAAGTTCTACCATATCAGATGCCTGAAAACTAGTCAGATAGCTAGTGCACAACAACAAAACAAGCCTGGTTGGTACTGCCCATCTTGCCTCTGTAGAGCTTGTCTCTGTGATAAAGACGATGACAAGATTGTCTTGTGCGATGGTTGTGATGAGGCTTACCACACCTACTGCATGAAACCACCTCGTACTTCTATTCCTAAAGGCCAGTGGTACTGTATTCCATGCAATGTGGCCAGGGCCAGAGAAGGGATGAGAAGGTATGAACAATGGATCTTACAACGTCATAGGAAGAACAATGTAAGGCAAGCTAATGAGGCCAATGAGTCTATGGATTTGCTACTGAGTGCAGCTGAGAAGCTGAGCTCCGAAGATCAATTGGTAGCTGGGAAGAAAGATAAGTAG
- the LOC103718708 gene encoding PHD finger protein EHD3-like isoform X6, with protein sequence MAIEEKRCSGFVKLEDSSGEGLITYKRRKRGRSSSDACQGRNASQLSKRATKQSGVASQRSRTATQRSMTTTQRFKIGMAKVSNQDMKQAHDTGLHSSTYEQDDHARIHSHWRQVLEHLLQLPDASEGSGIQGCIRDALICGPSGFTRKFKMTDSPWDTTQPKDRYKGLNEVKSQSQRLGGAASDVSKTGASDVNANTIKCQNVFLDILRSEKFALLCDLLCVTLQDNKGERFFDFSLINSKMKNWEYEKSPGLFDQDMQQVWDNFQKIGREMVLLASSLSNISRASYQKQVGQDLVDGAGEHKLEETYRAGVEQVNSVESYTTMQLASCESDRSTKPDQTKASSLYKVCTCKKCGTEANGKQSLICDGCEAMYHFSCIEPAIKEIPTRSWYCSACRTNKRESSEPTSAHIHPDSSHQKCPVCDRLEFSETKEENESGSRTMMANDSRESSVSNMESDESPELSRTAMSRLCKLCGTCEDEDKRFLVCGHIHCPYKFYHIRCLKTSQIASAQQQNKPGWYCPSCLCRACLCDKDDDKIVLCDGCDEAYHTYCMKPPRTSIPKGQWYCIPCNVARAREGMRRYEQWILQRHRKNNVRQANEANESMDLLLSAAEKLSSEDQLVAGKKDK encoded by the exons ATGGCCATCGAAGAGAAGAGATGCAGTGGCTTTGTTAAGCTGGAGGACTCGTCTGGTGAGGGGTTAATCACTTACAAGAGGAGGAAGCGTGGCAGGTCAAGTTCGGACGCCTGCCAG GGGAGGAATGCCAGCCAACTATCTAAGAGAGCCACTAAACAATCTGGGGTTGCTAGTCAGCGGTCCAGGACTGCGACTCAACGATCAATGACAACTACTCAGCGGTTTAAGATTGGCATGGCTAAGGTATCTAAT CAGGATATGAAGCAAGCTCATGACACGGGTTTGCACAGTAGTACCTATGAGCAAGATGATCATGCTAGAATACATAGTCACTGGAGACAAGTACTGGAACACTTGCTGCAGTTGCCAGATGCGAGCGAAGGTAGTGGTATTCAAGGCTGCATCCGTGATGCACTCATTTGTGGTCCTTCTGGGTTCACCAGGAAGTTCAAGATGACTGATTCCCCCTGGGACACTACACAGCCAAAG GACAGATATAAGGGCCTTAATGAAGTTAAAAGTCAGTCTCAAAGACTGGGTGGTGCTGCCTCAGATGTATCAAAAACTGGGGCTTCAGATGTAAATGCCAACACTATAAAGTGCCAAAATGTTTTCCTTGATATTCTACGGTCAGAGAAATTTGCTTTATTGTGTGATTTACTTTGTGTAACCTTGCAAGACAACAAGGGTGAGAGATTCTTTGACTTTAGCCTGATAAATTCAAAGATGAAAAATTGGGAATATGAGAAGTCGCCTGGATTATTTGATCAAGATATGCAACag GTATGGGATAACTTTCAAAAAATTGGCCGAGAAATGGTTCTTCTAGCAAGTAGTCTTTCAAACATATCACGGGCATCCTATCAGAAGCAG GTTGGACAAGACTTAGTTGATGGGGCGGGCGAACATAAACTTGAG GAGACTTATCGAGCAGGTGTTGAACAAGTGAATTCTGTGGAATCATATACCACAATGCAGTTAGCTTCATGTGAGTCAGACCGTTCCACCAAACCCGATCAAACTAAGGCCTCCAGTCTATACAAAGTTTGCACTTGCAAGAAGTGTGGCACTGAAGCGAATGGCAAGCAGAGCCTCATCTGTGATGGATGTGAAGCAATGTACCATTTCTCTTGCATTGAACCTGCGATCAAAGAGATCCCAACTCGAAGTTGGTACTGTTCTGCCTGTCGTACAAACAAGAGGGAATCATCTGAGCCTACCTCTGCCCATATCCATCCAGACAGCTCGCACCAGAAGTGTCCAGTCTGTGATCGATTAGAATTTtcagaaacaaaagaagaaaatgagagTGGAAGCAGGACCATGATGGCTAATGACTCCAGAGAAAGCTCAGTTTCAAATATGGAGTCTGATGAGTCGCCAGAATTGTCAAGGACTGCTATGTCACGGTTGTGCAAGCTATGCGGAACTTGTGAGGATGAAGATAAGAGATTCCTAGTTTGTGGTCATATTCACTGCCCCTACAAGTTCTACCATATCAGATGCCTGAAAACTAGTCAGATAGCTAGTGCACAACAACAAAACAAGCCTGGTTGGTACTGCCCATCTTGCCTCTGTAGAGCTTGTCTCTGTGATAAAGACGATGACAAGATTGTCTTGTGCGATGGTTGTGATGAGGCTTACCACACCTACTGCATGAAACCACCTCGTACTTCTATTCCTAAAGGCCAGTGGTACTGTATTCCATGCAATGTGGCCAGGGCCAGAGAAGGGATGAGAAGGTATGAACAATGGATCTTACAACGTCATAGGAAGAACAATGTAAGGCAAGCTAATGAGGCCAATGAGTCTATGGATTTGCTACTGAGTGCAGCTGAGAAGCTGAGCTCCGAAGATCAATTGGTAGCTGGGAAGAAAGATAAGTAG
- the LOC103718708 gene encoding PHD finger protein EHD3-like isoform X9: MAIEEKRCSGFVKLEDSSGEGLITYKRRKRGRSSSDACQDMKQAHDTGLHSSTYEQDDHARIHSHWRQVLEHLLQLPDASEGSGIQGCIRDALICGPSGFTRKFKMTDSPWDTTQPKDRYKGLNEVKSQSQRLGGAASDVSKTGASDVNANTIKCQNVFLDILRSEKFALLCDLLCVTLQDNKGERFFDFSLINSKMKNWEYEKSPGLFDQDMQQVWDNFQKIGREMVLLASSLSNISRASYQKQVGQDLVDGAGEHKLEETYRAGVEQVNSVESYTTMQLASCESDRSTKPDQTKASSLYKVCTCKKCGTEANGKQSLICDGCEAMYHFSCIEPAIKEIPTRSWYCSACRTNKRESSEPTSAHIHPDSSHQKCPVCDRLEFSETKEENESGSRTMMANDSRESSVSNMESDESPELSRTAMSRLCKLCGTCEDEDKRFLVCGHIHCPYKFYHIRCLKTSQIASAQQQNKPGWYCPSCLCRACLCDKDDDKIVLCDGCDEAYHTYCMKPPRTSIPKGQWYCIPCNVARAREGMRRYEQWILQRHRKNNVRQANEANESMDLLLSAAEKLSSEDQLVAGKKDK; the protein is encoded by the exons ATGGCCATCGAAGAGAAGAGATGCAGTGGCTTTGTTAAGCTGGAGGACTCGTCTGGTGAGGGGTTAATCACTTACAAGAGGAGGAAGCGTGGCAGGTCAAGTTCGGACGCCTGCCAG GATATGAAGCAAGCTCATGACACGGGTTTGCACAGTAGTACCTATGAGCAAGATGATCATGCTAGAATACATAGTCACTGGAGACAAGTACTGGAACACTTGCTGCAGTTGCCAGATGCGAGCGAAGGTAGTGGTATTCAAGGCTGCATCCGTGATGCACTCATTTGTGGTCCTTCTGGGTTCACCAGGAAGTTCAAGATGACTGATTCCCCCTGGGACACTACACAGCCAAAG GACAGATATAAGGGCCTTAATGAAGTTAAAAGTCAGTCTCAAAGACTGGGTGGTGCTGCCTCAGATGTATCAAAAACTGGGGCTTCAGATGTAAATGCCAACACTATAAAGTGCCAAAATGTTTTCCTTGATATTCTACGGTCAGAGAAATTTGCTTTATTGTGTGATTTACTTTGTGTAACCTTGCAAGACAACAAGGGTGAGAGATTCTTTGACTTTAGCCTGATAAATTCAAAGATGAAAAATTGGGAATATGAGAAGTCGCCTGGATTATTTGATCAAGATATGCAACag GTATGGGATAACTTTCAAAAAATTGGCCGAGAAATGGTTCTTCTAGCAAGTAGTCTTTCAAACATATCACGGGCATCCTATCAGAAGCAG GTTGGACAAGACTTAGTTGATGGGGCGGGCGAACATAAACTTGAG GAGACTTATCGAGCAGGTGTTGAACAAGTGAATTCTGTGGAATCATATACCACAATGCAGTTAGCTTCATGTGAGTCAGACCGTTCCACCAAACCCGATCAAACTAAGGCCTCCAGTCTATACAAAGTTTGCACTTGCAAGAAGTGTGGCACTGAAGCGAATGGCAAGCAGAGCCTCATCTGTGATGGATGTGAAGCAATGTACCATTTCTCTTGCATTGAACCTGCGATCAAAGAGATCCCAACTCGAAGTTGGTACTGTTCTGCCTGTCGTACAAACAAGAGGGAATCATCTGAGCCTACCTCTGCCCATATCCATCCAGACAGCTCGCACCAGAAGTGTCCAGTCTGTGATCGATTAGAATTTtcagaaacaaaagaagaaaatgagagTGGAAGCAGGACCATGATGGCTAATGACTCCAGAGAAAGCTCAGTTTCAAATATGGAGTCTGATGAGTCGCCAGAATTGTCAAGGACTGCTATGTCACGGTTGTGCAAGCTATGCGGAACTTGTGAGGATGAAGATAAGAGATTCCTAGTTTGTGGTCATATTCACTGCCCCTACAAGTTCTACCATATCAGATGCCTGAAAACTAGTCAGATAGCTAGTGCACAACAACAAAACAAGCCTGGTTGGTACTGCCCATCTTGCCTCTGTAGAGCTTGTCTCTGTGATAAAGACGATGACAAGATTGTCTTGTGCGATGGTTGTGATGAGGCTTACCACACCTACTGCATGAAACCACCTCGTACTTCTATTCCTAAAGGCCAGTGGTACTGTATTCCATGCAATGTGGCCAGGGCCAGAGAAGGGATGAGAAGGTATGAACAATGGATCTTACAACGTCATAGGAAGAACAATGTAAGGCAAGCTAATGAGGCCAATGAGTCTATGGATTTGCTACTGAGTGCAGCTGAGAAGCTGAGCTCCGAAGATCAATTGGTAGCTGGGAAGAAAGATAAGTAG
- the LOC103718708 gene encoding PHD finger protein EHD3-like isoform X7 produces the protein MGRNASQLSKRATKQSGVASQRSRTATQRSMTTTQRFKIGMAKVSNQDMKQAHDTGLHSSTYEQDDHARIHSHWRQVLEHLLQLPDASEGSGIQGCIRDALICGPSGFTRKFKMTDSPWDTTQPKDRYKGLNEVKSQSQRLGGAASDVSKTGASDVNANTIKCQNVFLDILRSEKFALLCDLLCVTLQDNKGERFFDFSLINSKMKNWEYEKSPGLFDQDMQQVWDNFQKIGREMVLLASSLSNISRASYQKQVGQDLVDGAGEHKLEETYRAGVEQVNSVESYTTMQLASCESDRSTKPDQTKASSLYKVCTCKKCGTEANGKQSLICDGCEAMYHFSCIEPAIKEIPTRSWYCSACRTNKRESSEPTSAHIHPDSSHQKCPVCDRLEFSETKEENESGSRTMMANDSRESSVSNMESDESPELSRTAMSRLCKLCGTCEDEDKRFLVCGHIHCPYKFYHIRCLKTSQIASAQQQNKPGWYCPSCLCRACLCDKDDDKIVLCDGCDEAYHTYCMKPPRTSIPKGQWYCIPCNVARAREGMRRYEQWILQRHRKNNVRQANEANESMDLLLSAAEKLSSEDQLVAGKKDK, from the exons ATG GGGAGGAATGCCAGCCAACTATCTAAGAGAGCCACTAAACAATCTGGGGTTGCTAGTCAGCGGTCCAGGACTGCGACTCAACGATCAATGACAACTACTCAGCGGTTTAAGATTGGCATGGCTAAGGTATCTAAT CAGGATATGAAGCAAGCTCATGACACGGGTTTGCACAGTAGTACCTATGAGCAAGATGATCATGCTAGAATACATAGTCACTGGAGACAAGTACTGGAACACTTGCTGCAGTTGCCAGATGCGAGCGAAGGTAGTGGTATTCAAGGCTGCATCCGTGATGCACTCATTTGTGGTCCTTCTGGGTTCACCAGGAAGTTCAAGATGACTGATTCCCCCTGGGACACTACACAGCCAAAG GACAGATATAAGGGCCTTAATGAAGTTAAAAGTCAGTCTCAAAGACTGGGTGGTGCTGCCTCAGATGTATCAAAAACTGGGGCTTCAGATGTAAATGCCAACACTATAAAGTGCCAAAATGTTTTCCTTGATATTCTACGGTCAGAGAAATTTGCTTTATTGTGTGATTTACTTTGTGTAACCTTGCAAGACAACAAGGGTGAGAGATTCTTTGACTTTAGCCTGATAAATTCAAAGATGAAAAATTGGGAATATGAGAAGTCGCCTGGATTATTTGATCAAGATATGCAACag GTATGGGATAACTTTCAAAAAATTGGCCGAGAAATGGTTCTTCTAGCAAGTAGTCTTTCAAACATATCACGGGCATCCTATCAGAAGCAG GTTGGACAAGACTTAGTTGATGGGGCGGGCGAACATAAACTTGAG GAGACTTATCGAGCAGGTGTTGAACAAGTGAATTCTGTGGAATCATATACCACAATGCAGTTAGCTTCATGTGAGTCAGACCGTTCCACCAAACCCGATCAAACTAAGGCCTCCAGTCTATACAAAGTTTGCACTTGCAAGAAGTGTGGCACTGAAGCGAATGGCAAGCAGAGCCTCATCTGTGATGGATGTGAAGCAATGTACCATTTCTCTTGCATTGAACCTGCGATCAAAGAGATCCCAACTCGAAGTTGGTACTGTTCTGCCTGTCGTACAAACAAGAGGGAATCATCTGAGCCTACCTCTGCCCATATCCATCCAGACAGCTCGCACCAGAAGTGTCCAGTCTGTGATCGATTAGAATTTtcagaaacaaaagaagaaaatgagagTGGAAGCAGGACCATGATGGCTAATGACTCCAGAGAAAGCTCAGTTTCAAATATGGAGTCTGATGAGTCGCCAGAATTGTCAAGGACTGCTATGTCACGGTTGTGCAAGCTATGCGGAACTTGTGAGGATGAAGATAAGAGATTCCTAGTTTGTGGTCATATTCACTGCCCCTACAAGTTCTACCATATCAGATGCCTGAAAACTAGTCAGATAGCTAGTGCACAACAACAAAACAAGCCTGGTTGGTACTGCCCATCTTGCCTCTGTAGAGCTTGTCTCTGTGATAAAGACGATGACAAGATTGTCTTGTGCGATGGTTGTGATGAGGCTTACCACACCTACTGCATGAAACCACCTCGTACTTCTATTCCTAAAGGCCAGTGGTACTGTATTCCATGCAATGTGGCCAGGGCCAGAGAAGGGATGAGAAGGTATGAACAATGGATCTTACAACGTCATAGGAAGAACAATGTAAGGCAAGCTAATGAGGCCAATGAGTCTATGGATTTGCTACTGAGTGCAGCTGAGAAGCTGAGCTCCGAAGATCAATTGGTAGCTGGGAAGAAAGATAAGTAG